In Chryseobacterium turcicum, a single window of DNA contains:
- the asnS gene encoding asparagine--tRNA ligase: MKKQTIKEVLQDYKKVLHHDITVYGWVRTFRANRFIALNDGSTINNLQIVVDFENFDEEIISKISTASSLKVVGEVVESQGAGQAVEIIAKKIIILGDNFTEERDKTILQPKKHSLEVLREQAHLRFRTNLFGAVFRVRHAVSFAIHSFFNKNQFFYINTPIVTGADAEGAGEMFGVTNFDLNNIPRDEQGDIDFAQDFFGKKTNLTVSGQLEGETAAMGLGRIYTFGPTFRAENSNTTRHLAEFWMIEPEVAFNNLEDNIDLAEDFLKYVIQYVLDNCKDDLEFLDKRFAEEQKSKPEKERAKEGLIEKLENVIAKRFKRVSYTEAIEILLNSKENKKGKFAYPIEEWGADLQSEHERFLVEKHFECPVVLFDYPKEIKAFYMKLNDDNKTVAAMDVLFPGIGEIIGGSEREARLDVLKTKMAEMHVDEHELWWYLDTRRFGSVPHAGFGLGLERLVLFVTGMTNIRDVIPFPRTPKNAEF, translated from the coding sequence ATGAAAAAGCAAACAATTAAAGAAGTCCTTCAGGACTACAAAAAAGTATTACATCATGACATTACAGTTTACGGTTGGGTAAGAACTTTCCGTGCAAATCGCTTTATTGCGCTAAATGATGGTTCTACGATTAATAATTTGCAAATTGTAGTTGATTTTGAAAATTTTGACGAAGAAATCATCAGTAAAATCAGTACAGCTTCTTCACTGAAAGTAGTAGGAGAGGTGGTAGAAAGTCAGGGTGCTGGGCAAGCAGTAGAAATTATCGCTAAAAAAATTATTATTTTAGGAGATAACTTTACCGAAGAAAGAGACAAAACGATTCTTCAGCCTAAGAAACATTCATTGGAAGTGTTGAGAGAACAAGCGCATTTGAGATTCAGAACCAATTTATTTGGGGCGGTTTTCAGAGTACGTCACGCAGTGAGTTTTGCCATTCACTCTTTTTTCAATAAAAATCAGTTCTTTTACATCAACACACCAATTGTAACTGGAGCAGATGCCGAAGGGGCAGGGGAAATGTTTGGAGTAACCAACTTCGATTTAAATAATATTCCGAGAGACGAGCAGGGAGATATTGATTTCGCTCAGGATTTCTTCGGAAAGAAAACAAACTTAACAGTTTCTGGACAGCTTGAAGGAGAAACAGCAGCAATGGGATTAGGAAGAATTTATACTTTCGGACCAACTTTCCGTGCAGAAAATTCAAATACAACCCGTCACTTAGCTGAATTCTGGATGATTGAGCCTGAAGTTGCTTTCAATAACTTGGAAGACAACATCGATTTGGCAGAAGATTTCCTAAAATATGTGATTCAGTACGTTTTAGACAACTGTAAAGACGATTTAGAGTTCTTAGACAAGCGTTTTGCAGAAGAGCAAAAATCAAAACCAGAAAAAGAAAGAGCAAAAGAAGGCTTAATCGAAAAGCTGGAAAATGTAATTGCTAAACGTTTCAAAAGAGTTTCTTATACCGAAGCAATTGAGATTTTATTAAACTCAAAAGAAAATAAAAAAGGAAAATTTGCTTATCCAATCGAAGAATGGGGCGCAGATCTTCAGTCTGAACACGAAAGATTCTTGGTTGAAAAGCACTTCGAGTGCCCTGTAGTTTTATTTGATTATCCAAAAGAAATCAAAGCATTCTACATGAAGCTAAATGATGACAACAAAACCGTTGCCGCAATGGATGTACTTTTCCCAGGTATTGGTGAAATCATCGGTGGTTCAGAAAGAGAAGCAAGATTAGATGTCCTAAAAACTAAAATGGCAGAAATGCACGTTGACGAGCACGAATTGTGGTGGTATCTTGACACAAGAAGATTCGGGTCGGTTCCTCATGCAGGCTTCGGTCTAGGTTTAGAAAGATTGGTACTTTTCGTAACAGGAATGACCAACATCAGAGATGTAATTCCTTTCCCAAGAACTCCAAAAAACGCAGAATTTTAA
- a CDS encoding 3'-5' exonuclease family protein → MHQETLLKQIRKKIGDKSLNDEISNILNISYDAAHRRTSMKAKFSFEEAVELAKYYQISLNEMISSENQLVVQKTSPVTSTEDLQSFFQNNLSVFAKLPLTEDMTIYYSAKDIPFFYTLSDTMLSRFKIYVWMNLLNAKQVFVPFLQFSPPNFELNTKELRKKYEEQNVIELWNDTTISSILQQISFYSDTRLLLKNEAEIILTEVTELIEYIEHKTDTNSKYQIYENELMQLSNDIFFQHPQNSLLALPLNTFGYILINDTKTCNETFNYFEHQIKNSKSLSASGNRDRKIFFNKMYAQIENLKQKLQ, encoded by the coding sequence ATGCATCAGGAAACATTACTGAAACAAATCAGAAAAAAAATTGGCGATAAATCTTTAAATGATGAGATCTCAAATATTCTCAACATTAGCTATGATGCTGCGCACAGAAGAACTTCAATGAAAGCAAAATTCAGTTTCGAAGAAGCTGTAGAATTGGCAAAGTATTATCAGATTTCATTGAATGAAATGATTAGTTCAGAAAATCAACTGGTCGTACAAAAAACTTCGCCTGTAACATCAACGGAAGATTTGCAGTCTTTTTTTCAAAATAATCTGAGCGTTTTTGCCAAACTTCCTCTTACCGAGGATATGACGATTTATTATTCGGCGAAAGATATTCCGTTTTTTTATACACTTTCAGATACGATGCTTTCTCGTTTTAAAATTTATGTGTGGATGAATTTGCTCAATGCAAAACAGGTATTTGTTCCTTTTTTACAATTTTCACCTCCAAATTTCGAATTGAATACTAAAGAATTACGAAAAAAATATGAAGAACAAAATGTAATCGAACTGTGGAATGACACAACCATCTCAAGTATCTTGCAACAGATTTCATTCTATTCTGACACCCGACTTTTATTAAAAAATGAAGCCGAAATTATTTTGACAGAAGTAACAGAATTAATTGAGTATATTGAGCATAAAACAGATACCAATTCAAAGTACCAAATCTATGAGAATGAGCTGATGCAACTTTCGAATGATATATTTTTTCAGCATCCTCAAAATTCACTTTTGGCATTGCCATTAAATACTTTTGGATATATCTTAATTAACGATACCAAAACGTGTAATGAAACATTTAATTATTTTGAGCATCAAATTAAAAATTCAAAGTCTTTAAGTGCTTCCGGAAACCGTGACCGCAAAATATTTTTTAATAAAATGTATGCCCAGATTGAAAATTTAAAGCAAAA
- a CDS encoding LA_2272 family surface repeat-containing protein has protein sequence MKTKLFLIIAMVFNSLVFCQDSLKVNEQKVRLIAVTPLNDDITKVNGLTVGLGFDPKYLLKDDDLTELQTVNGINLEPNPLGIIYWFFYNPSGFEHQQLIKVNGINLSLAGYLRGISHNGISLSMYNYGHTMNGVMGSLISFDIEKARGVFFATMNVSSREMKGLSIAPFNGAEVLRGVQIGFYNNNSDGKGLQIGLVNRSKKMKGLQIGFWNKNGKRTLPLINF, from the coding sequence ATGAAAACGAAGTTATTTTTAATCATTGCGATGGTATTCAATAGTTTGGTGTTTTGTCAGGATAGTTTAAAGGTGAATGAGCAAAAAGTACGATTAATTGCTGTAACCCCTTTGAACGATGACATCACAAAAGTAAACGGATTGACAGTTGGGTTGGGTTTTGACCCTAAATACCTTCTCAAAGATGATGATCTTACAGAATTACAAACTGTAAACGGAATAAATCTAGAACCTAATCCTTTAGGAATTATTTATTGGTTTTTTTATAATCCGTCTGGATTTGAACACCAGCAATTGATTAAAGTAAACGGTATTAATCTTTCTTTAGCAGGATATTTAAGAGGAATAAGTCACAATGGTATCAGTCTTTCGATGTACAATTATGGTCATACGATGAATGGCGTGATGGGTTCTTTGATTTCTTTTGACATTGAAAAAGCAAGAGGTGTTTTTTTTGCAACAATGAATGTCTCATCCAGAGAAATGAAAGGGTTGAGTATCGCTCCTTTTAATGGTGCTGAAGTTTTAAGAGGTGTTCAAATTGGTTTTTACAACAACAATTCGGATGGGAAAGGTTTGCAGATTGGTTTGGTTAATAGATCTAAGAAAATGAAAGGTCTCCAGATTGGCTTTTGGAACAAAAACGGAAAACGTACACTGCCATTAATAAATTTTTAA